One stretch of Aquimarina sp. Aq107 DNA includes these proteins:
- a CDS encoding LytTR family DNA-binding domain-containing protein yields the protein MSLSSSLIHENLIKTNSSIVLLIIYASVHLINIVIFLKTFTNLFLFKKEEFSFNSEYNSKIKNDETIKENLNNRITLVGKSNNDNLILNINKIYFIKSSDNYCEIKYLKDGKINTNLFRVSISDLEKQIKSEFVIRAHKSYLVNLLHISDIKGNVNNTKATLIICNTKIPISRSRREMVIKKFKTIT from the coding sequence ATGTCCCTATCCTCTTCACTAATTCACGAAAACTTGATTAAAACTAATTCTAGTATTGTATTATTAATTATTTATGCTTCAGTACACCTGATTAATATTGTAATTTTTCTTAAAACCTTTACAAATCTATTTTTATTCAAAAAGGAAGAATTTTCTTTTAATTCCGAATATAATAGTAAAATTAAAAATGATGAAACAATAAAAGAAAATCTAAATAATCGCATAACTCTTGTTGGAAAATCAAATAATGATAACTTGATTTTAAATATCAATAAAATCTATTTTATAAAATCTAGCGATAATTATTGCGAAATAAAATACTTGAAAGATGGGAAAATTAATACTAATCTTTTTCGAGTAAGCATTAGCGATTTAGAGAAGCAAATTAAAAGTGAATTTGTTATCAGAGCGCATAAATCATATCTTGTTAATCTATTACACATATCTGATATAAAGGGAAATGTTAACAATACTAAAGCTACCTTAATCATTTGTAATACTAAAATACCTATATCTAGATCTAGAAGAGAAATGGTTATTAAGAAGTTTAAAACTATAACGTAA
- a CDS encoding M12 family metallopeptidase, whose amino-acid sequence MKNSIKLLQTLLFLMILSHLFLSCEPESNEYNSLINSNIDLITEQAYPNQTGKLLQISLNRSQVTVENIGQDYILEGDIKVLLANNNKSVGRTGNRWLNNTVFYSIENGMPFTSRIIDAIAHWESITSLRFIKRTDQKDYIYFKNGSGCSSFVGRIGGRQDITLENGCSTGNTIHEIGHAIGLWHEQSRKDRNQYVNILFQNIEEGKEHNFRTYNEQGLDGNEYTSNLDFGSIMMYNSFAFSKNGQPTITRLNGDTYSAQRSGLSNADIAGINQMYPPILIDFKGVNGRFVSSEFGYQPMNCNRTVAQSWEKFEIIRLEGGKVAFKGDNGKYVSSENGLSAITCNRSEIGDWEQFTLVSIGGNKYVIKGNNGRYISSEDGRIPMTCNRVNIGSWEEFEISGL is encoded by the coding sequence ATGAAAAATAGTATAAAATTACTTCAAACATTATTATTTCTGATGATTTTATCTCATCTATTTTTGTCTTGTGAACCTGAATCAAATGAGTATAATAGTCTAATAAATAGTAATATAGATTTAATTACTGAACAAGCTTACCCAAATCAAACAGGAAAATTATTGCAAATTTCTTTAAATAGATCACAGGTAACAGTTGAAAATATTGGTCAAGATTATATATTAGAAGGAGATATTAAAGTATTGTTGGCTAACAATAATAAAAGCGTTGGTAGAACTGGAAACCGGTGGTTAAATAATACAGTGTTTTATTCTATTGAAAACGGAATGCCTTTTACATCTAGGATCATAGATGCTATTGCACACTGGGAATCCATAACTTCATTAAGATTTATTAAGCGTACAGATCAGAAAGACTATATTTATTTTAAAAACGGCTCTGGATGTTCTTCTTTTGTAGGTCGCATTGGTGGTCGACAAGATATTACTTTAGAAAATGGATGCTCTACTGGTAATACGATCCACGAGATTGGTCATGCTATTGGTTTATGGCATGAACAAAGTAGAAAAGACAGAAATCAATATGTGAACATATTATTTCAAAATATAGAAGAGGGTAAGGAGCATAATTTTAGAACTTATAATGAACAAGGACTAGATGGAAATGAATATACTTCTAATTTAGATTTCGGAAGTATAATGATGTATAATTCGTTTGCTTTTTCTAAAAATGGGCAACCTACTATAACAAGACTTAATGGTGATACTTACAGTGCACAACGTAGTGGTTTATCTAACGCTGATATTGCTGGTATAAATCAAATGTATCCTCCAATTCTAATTGATTTTAAAGGAGTTAATGGCAGATTTGTTAGTAGCGAATTTGGTTATCAACCAATGAATTGTAATAGAACAGTAGCTCAAAGTTGGGAAAAATTTGAAATCATAAGATTAGAAGGAGGAAAAGTTGCTTTTAAGGGGGATAATGGTAAGTATGTAAGTAGTGAAAATGGATTGAGTGCAATTACCTGTAATCGATCTGAAATAGGAGATTGGGAACAGTTTACTTTGGTTTCAATAGGAGGAAATAAATACGTAATAAAGGGTAATAATGGTAGATATATTAGCTCAGAAGATGGTAGGATCCCAATGACTTGCAATCGCGTCAATATTGGATCTTGGGAAGAATTTGAAATTTCAGGCTTATAA
- a CDS encoding T9SS type A sorting domain-containing protein, whose amino-acid sequence MENLVRFDSYVLKKSTNIKKINDYKFLKISFFVFFNFLILSSLTAQNNDKIKLPIEIFGSTSTTKKISFNLENASDIQRLFLKIHRPAYRNHVDIPSKIAKLSIRVNNEKWVDITDETTNVYTAEKSYGGIAGGYHTVRLTHNIIGLKNGSNTITFRFNGTDGFSTGLRIIGINLKKTDFVNIWNGSNFEIEDPTMWQAPLNNASDIAVGSNLWYNKQLKESSVNPVNINAKCTSCHAQDGRDLKYFNYSNYSIIERSKFHGLTEIEAKQIASYIRSLNTPAPKNAKPWNPPYQPGPGLDKRPVSRWAEGAGHKQVLEKDEEMLPFLFPKGTSQNNLAEVIDHSKTLNIREIPIAIQFPDWNSWLPVTHPLDIWKPYFYKNGDAYKSYIKARKELNEKGVNQLIASEILVETLDLLEDGIRDFMNKNSTNTKGKWRVQDGEAFDNINNGYTFEEAKLQLAKLLALHSWELVQEFNLEDKSTIIYGDQGEARSWPFRSRSVFNVAPHIVADNINNFPGQDPMVGDYFSTAWYQLQMTLNAGNKQPAAEKPVDWPYQQLHVLQLGNYTETPLNPLRYIGTQIKLFQQRVNANGSNRAGFELRSTHPWWLFSSRTGDTSLMDSLDKIESNLRNAIVEAFLRDFLRIVEHNPHPSFHPENWQRTDHESPSTSRWARVEPVDYVPVPYSGSGKLFAFPENYHADNFYRLLPRLQENNIDQQIINDLADWCRTMWPQGDWKSFKENIKDRAPLGKVIILKSNSIQKYVSINQRGFLLANKDNRGDAEKFKVEDAGNGYIALQSLTTNKVVRVNRARSDNPMIAQGDKIGTWMRLNWIVNQNQSISIKSFNTKLYALVDSNKGNNPILVTGEKIESPMEFNFEIVSETKDELASSLWRLENSASKLWIRPKNRAIDTNETVPLVFTNKEYTGNFTKFEFIPTDNAYYFIQNRGSNGRFRPSGCSLDQNDTIEITQVSKDTSDWCAQWKLVATDEEGFYRIQNRETGGWIRAKDCSFNTGDSVPMTQVSSQHTGICTKWRLIKVGELTARNFDATALSRGLINLYPNPASSFVQFSTNSFDKLVVFNSNGSEVLVLENRNKENKLDISKFPDGLYFVKIYNENGSILVKKLQVNKK is encoded by the coding sequence ATGGAAAATTTAGTGCGTTTTGATAGTTACGTCTTAAAGAAATCAACAAATATTAAAAAAATAAATGACTATAAATTTTTGAAAATTAGTTTTTTTGTGTTTTTCAATTTTTTGATTCTATCTTCATTAACCGCACAGAATAATGATAAAATTAAATTACCAATTGAAATTTTCGGAAGTACATCTACAACCAAAAAAATTTCTTTTAATTTAGAAAACGCCTCAGATATTCAAAGATTATTCTTGAAGATTCATCGCCCTGCTTATCGCAATCATGTAGATATTCCAAGTAAAATAGCAAAACTAAGTATTAGAGTTAATAATGAGAAATGGGTTGATATTACTGATGAAACAACAAATGTTTATACTGCGGAGAAAAGTTATGGCGGAATAGCTGGTGGATATCATACAGTAAGATTGACACATAATATCATTGGACTTAAAAATGGTTCAAATACAATCACTTTTAGATTTAATGGAACCGATGGTTTTAGTACCGGTTTAAGAATCATCGGTATCAATCTAAAAAAAACGGATTTTGTTAATATTTGGAATGGCTCAAATTTTGAAATTGAAGATCCTACTATGTGGCAAGCGCCATTGAATAACGCTTCCGACATAGCTGTAGGAAGTAATCTTTGGTATAATAAACAATTAAAAGAAAGTTCTGTAAATCCAGTAAATATAAATGCTAAGTGTACTTCTTGTCATGCTCAGGATGGTAGGGATTTAAAATACTTTAATTATAGTAATTATTCAATAATTGAAAGATCAAAATTCCATGGGCTTACAGAAATAGAAGCAAAACAAATTGCTTCATATATTCGATCTTTAAATACACCGGCTCCAAAAAATGCAAAGCCTTGGAACCCTCCATATCAACCTGGACCAGGATTGGATAAAAGACCAGTAAGTCGGTGGGCAGAAGGTGCTGGCCATAAACAAGTTTTAGAAAAAGATGAAGAAATGTTACCTTTTCTGTTTCCTAAAGGAACTTCACAAAATAATCTTGCTGAGGTAATAGATCATAGTAAAACTTTAAATATAAGAGAAATTCCTATCGCAATTCAGTTTCCCGACTGGAATTCTTGGCTTCCGGTTACTCATCCATTAGATATCTGGAAACCATATTTTTACAAGAATGGAGATGCTTATAAATCTTATATCAAAGCTCGAAAAGAACTAAATGAGAAGGGGGTTAATCAATTGATTGCTAGTGAAATTTTAGTGGAGACTTTAGACCTGTTAGAAGATGGTATTAGGGATTTTATGAATAAGAATTCTACTAACACCAAAGGTAAATGGCGTGTTCAAGATGGAGAGGCATTTGATAATATCAATAATGGATATACATTTGAAGAAGCCAAGTTGCAATTAGCTAAATTATTAGCTTTACATTCTTGGGAGTTAGTACAAGAATTTAATTTAGAAGATAAAAGTACTATTATTTATGGAGATCAAGGAGAAGCTAGATCATGGCCCTTTAGGTCAAGAAGTGTTTTTAATGTTGCACCTCATATAGTTGCAGATAATATTAATAATTTTCCAGGTCAAGATCCAATGGTTGGAGATTATTTTAGTACAGCGTGGTATCAATTGCAAATGACTCTTAATGCGGGAAATAAGCAACCTGCAGCAGAGAAACCTGTAGATTGGCCTTATCAACAATTACATGTTTTGCAATTAGGCAACTATACCGAAACTCCACTAAATCCTTTAAGGTATATAGGGACGCAAATAAAATTATTTCAGCAAAGAGTAAATGCAAACGGATCCAATAGGGCAGGTTTTGAGCTAAGGTCTACACATCCCTGGTGGCTATTCTCGAGCAGAACAGGCGATACTTCACTAATGGATTCATTAGACAAAATAGAATCCAATCTTCGCAATGCAATTGTTGAGGCTTTTTTAAGAGATTTTCTTAGAATTGTTGAACATAATCCTCACCCTTCTTTTCATCCAGAAAATTGGCAACGTACTGATCATGAATCACCTTCAACATCTAGATGGGCTCGGGTCGAGCCGGTAGACTACGTTCCTGTACCTTATAGTGGTTCTGGTAAATTATTTGCTTTTCCTGAAAATTATCATGCTGATAATTTTTACAGGCTTTTACCAAGATTACAAGAAAATAATATTGATCAACAAATCATTAACGACCTTGCAGATTGGTGCAGAACCATGTGGCCACAAGGAGATTGGAAGTCTTTTAAGGAAAATATTAAAGATCGAGCTCCATTAGGTAAAGTCATAATATTAAAATCTAATAGCATCCAAAAATATGTAAGTATTAATCAAAGAGGGTTTCTGTTAGCCAATAAAGATAATCGAGGTGATGCTGAAAAATTTAAAGTAGAGGATGCTGGAAATGGATATATTGCATTACAATCTTTAACAACTAATAAGGTAGTGCGTGTTAATAGAGCACGATCAGATAACCCTATGATTGCACAAGGAGATAAGATTGGTACTTGGATGCGTTTGAATTGGATTGTTAATCAAAATCAATCTATCAGTATTAAAAGTTTTAATACCAAGCTTTATGCCTTAGTCGATTCAAACAAAGGAAATAATCCTATTTTGGTTACAGGTGAGAAAATTGAAAGTCCGATGGAGTTTAATTTTGAAATTGTTTCTGAAACAAAAGATGAATTGGCTAGTTCGTTATGGAGATTGGAGAATTCAGCTAGCAAATTATGGATTCGACCTAAAAACAGAGCCATTGATACTAATGAAACTGTACCTTTAGTTTTTACGAACAAGGAGTATACAGGTAATTTTACAAAATTTGAATTTATCCCTACTGATAATGCTTATTATTTTATTCAAAATAGAGGGTCAAACGGTCGATTTAGACCTAGCGGATGTAGTTTGGATCAAAATGATACAATAGAAATAACACAGGTGTCCAAAGATACCTCTGATTGGTGTGCACAATGGAAATTAGTCGCAACTGATGAAGAAGGATTTTATCGAATTCAAAATAGGGAAACAGGAGGATGGATAAGAGCGAAAGATTGTAGTTTCAATACTGGAGATTCAGTTCCGATGACACAAGTGTCTTCGCAACACACAGGAATTTGTACTAAATGGCGATTAATAAAAGTAGGAGAACTAACAGCTAGAAATTTCGATGCCACAGCATTATCAAGAGGTTTAATTAACTTATATCCTAACCCGGCTTCCTCATTTGTTCAATTTTCCACCAATTCGTTTGATAAATTAGTTGTTTTCAATTCGAATGGATCTGAGGTTTTAGTGTTAGAAAACCGAAATAAAGAAAATAAGCTAGATATTTCTAAATTCCCCGATGGATTATACTTTGTTAAGATATATAATGAGAATGGTTCGATATTAGTTAAAAAGTTACAAGTAAATAAAAAGTAA
- a CDS encoding glycosyl hydrolase family 8, with protein MKTIKTIFLKLFLLCGVIVSGQTTVQIEDLNISGPYVGAIDSPFNGIGFYGNGDKAEGSINLSTLPGLYKVEIRGASSNDTEAKINLNIGDNVSSFSFSGASTSNSSREITIIGSSPLNFSLELITDNGSNDTFLDRITFTFLGSPPPPRQAPVIPAVPSFESGIYRNMFVESGKTETEVQQKMNAIWEHYFVNGDSNNERLYYEVGNDMAYILDTGNNDIRSEGMSYGMMICVQLGKKAQFDKLWRFAETYSQHPEGTDREGLFSWQLSRSNFSMIDQNSAPDGEEYFVTALFFADALWGSNGSIDYRAAANYILDSMLNKPAPSLGGCPTGLVDQNEKQIVFGICGNSASFTDPSYHLPAFYEIWAREADSNNQLWADMATVSRTYLLPRAAHPQTGLMPDYSEFDGRPVNQGNHGNFEFDAWRNIMNMGFDFAWFQKSKNDIQPLIDKQINFFKDKPGYSTLWTLDGSFSRNNDHSPGLVACNAVGALALEDAKVWPFVDEFFDTPIPSGQFRYYDGLLYMMSFMHLSGNFKAITDNVDTPDCNGTPFPAASVTVTNETVEGANDGKITFTFSDEPDRGAIEFSRDGGLTYPLNVNDNLGSATFDNVAPGIYDVWGRWGNNDCPISLGNVVIEQGDVVDPIQSPFVNHTIPGIIEAENYDNGGQGVAYNDSDSSNNGGQGRTDEGVDLQNTSDTGSGTNLGWTANGEWLEYTIGNVTPGTYDIVLRVASTQNNSKSLSLKLGTSELGSIAIPNTNGWQSWQNVRIENVEITSGNANQVLRLDISGGLFNINWIRFEESNGDTGGSTCDKIQAENNTDNFYQLNNANGIVTNISYSHWLKFDNVDISGGKFTFRYSKGNNQNGYMKLRIDNNEDSNNIAEIYPENTGGWNNYVEKTVNISGSGNHVVYLYFHDASRNIQLDWISFESDCEQRVFEEEDLLKEETENIQVFPNPSNGTVNIIMSEYNDTSKITLFDLSGRAVRSIDTIRQKNHTIHGLSKGVYLLKVYKTKKAIVKKLVIN; from the coding sequence ATGAAAACAATTAAAACTATTTTTTTAAAATTATTTTTACTCTGTGGAGTAATCGTTTCTGGACAAACTACTGTTCAGATTGAAGATTTAAACATTAGCGGTCCGTATGTAGGAGCAATTGATTCACCATTTAACGGTATTGGTTTTTATGGTAATGGTGATAAGGCCGAAGGATCAATTAATCTTTCAACATTACCAGGTCTATATAAAGTAGAAATAAGAGGAGCATCCTCCAATGATACTGAGGCTAAGATTAATTTAAATATAGGCGATAATGTTAGTTCGTTTAGTTTTTCTGGAGCTTCTACTTCTAATAGTTCTAGAGAGATTACCATTATAGGCAGTAGTCCTCTTAATTTTTCTTTGGAATTAATAACAGATAATGGATCAAATGATACATTTTTAGATCGAATTACTTTTACCTTTTTGGGATCTCCACCACCACCAAGACAAGCTCCGGTTATTCCGGCAGTACCTTCATTCGAATCTGGAATATATAGAAACATGTTTGTAGAATCTGGAAAAACCGAAACGGAAGTACAACAAAAGATGAACGCTATCTGGGAGCATTATTTTGTAAACGGAGATAGTAACAATGAAAGACTTTATTACGAGGTAGGTAATGATATGGCTTATATTTTGGATACAGGAAATAATGATATAAGATCAGAAGGAATGTCTTATGGAATGATGATCTGTGTTCAACTAGGAAAGAAAGCACAGTTTGATAAATTATGGCGTTTTGCAGAAACTTATAGTCAACACCCAGAGGGGACAGATAGAGAAGGCTTGTTTTCCTGGCAATTAAGTCGGTCAAATTTTTCTATGATTGACCAAAATTCTGCACCAGATGGAGAAGAATATTTTGTAACAGCTTTGTTCTTTGCAGATGCTCTTTGGGGTAGTAATGGTTCTATTGATTATAGAGCAGCGGCAAATTATATTCTTGATAGTATGCTTAATAAACCAGCACCAAGTTTAGGAGGTTGTCCAACTGGTTTGGTAGATCAGAATGAAAAGCAAATAGTTTTCGGAATTTGTGGGAACTCTGCAAGTTTTACAGATCCATCATATCATCTTCCGGCTTTTTATGAAATATGGGCTAGAGAAGCTGATAGTAATAATCAATTATGGGCAGATATGGCGACAGTAAGCCGTACTTATTTACTTCCGAGAGCCGCACATCCTCAGACTGGATTAATGCCAGATTATTCGGAGTTTGATGGTAGACCTGTAAATCAAGGAAATCATGGGAATTTTGAGTTTGATGCTTGGCGAAATATTATGAATATGGGATTTGATTTTGCTTGGTTTCAAAAAAGTAAAAACGATATACAACCATTAATAGATAAGCAGATTAATTTTTTTAAAGATAAACCTGGGTATAGTACCTTATGGACATTAGATGGTTCATTTAGTAGAAATAATGATCATTCTCCTGGTTTAGTAGCATGTAATGCAGTTGGGGCTTTGGCTCTAGAAGATGCAAAAGTATGGCCTTTTGTAGATGAGTTTTTTGATACTCCAATTCCTTCTGGTCAATTTAGATATTATGATGGGTTGTTATATATGATGAGTTTTATGCATTTATCAGGAAATTTTAAAGCAATTACGGATAATGTAGATACTCCAGATTGTAATGGTACTCCTTTTCCAGCAGCTTCTGTAACTGTAACTAATGAAACTGTGGAAGGAGCTAATGATGGAAAAATCACTTTTACGTTTTCTGATGAACCTGATAGAGGAGCTATAGAATTTAGTAGGGATGGAGGGTTAACATATCCTCTAAATGTAAATGATAATTTAGGTTCTGCAACTTTTGATAATGTTGCTCCAGGAATTTATGATGTATGGGGTCGTTGGGGTAATAACGATTGTCCTATTAGTTTAGGTAATGTGGTTATAGAACAAGGAGATGTAGTAGATCCTATTCAATCGCCATTTGTAAACCATACTATTCCTGGAATAATAGAAGCAGAAAATTATGATAATGGAGGGCAAGGAGTTGCTTACAATGATTCTGATTCAAGTAATAATGGAGGTCAAGGTAGAACAGATGAGGGTGTTGATCTACAGAATACATCCGATACTGGGAGTGGTACTAACCTAGGATGGACAGCTAATGGAGAATGGTTAGAGTATACAATAGGAAATGTTACTCCTGGAACTTATGACATAGTCTTAAGAGTCGCAAGTACTCAAAATAACTCCAAATCATTATCGCTTAAACTAGGAACATCAGAATTGGGTTCTATAGCTATTCCTAATACTAATGGATGGCAATCTTGGCAAAATGTTCGTATAGAAAATGTAGAAATCACCAGTGGGAATGCGAATCAAGTATTACGATTAGATATTTCTGGAGGCCTTTTTAATATTAATTGGATAAGATTTGAAGAATCGAACGGTGATACGGGAGGTTCTACTTGTGATAAAATACAAGCAGAAAATAATACAGATAATTTTTATCAATTGAATAATGCAAATGGGATAGTAACTAATATTAGTTATTCTCATTGGTTGAAGTTTGACAATGTGGATATATCAGGAGGTAAATTTACATTTAGATACTCTAAAGGAAATAACCAAAATGGTTATATGAAGCTAAGAATTGATAACAATGAGGATAGTAATAATATTGCTGAAATATATCCAGAAAATACGGGAGGATGGAATAACTATGTAGAGAAAACTGTTAATATATCTGGTTCGGGGAATCATGTAGTCTACCTCTATTTCCATGATGCAAGTAGAAATATTCAGTTAGATTGGATAAGTTTTGAATCTGACTGTGAACAACGAGTATTTGAAGAAGAAGATTTACTTAAAGAAGAAACAGAAAATATTCAGGTGTTTCCTAATCCAAGTAATGGAACGGTTAATATTATAATGTCGGAATATAATGACACTAGCAAGATTACTTTATTTGACCTTTCTGGAAGAGCGGTAAGAAGTATCGATACTATTAGACAAAAAAATCATACGATACATGGTCTTAGCAAAGGAGTTTATCTTCTAAAAGTATATAAAACCAAAAAGGCAATAGTTAAGAAGTTAGTTATTAATTAA
- a CDS encoding lipopolysaccharide assembly protein LapB, giving the protein MLKYLHFLFVLSYSMYCTSQQTDVIHVNKRIDSLNNASLKNYMKGEQKGFEIAKKAHKEAIETQYLYGIVQSRSRMSLYDLRNTEYRGSLEQLFTSINILKVLLANNDLDDDLKERYLAEMHRTYLKIFNVYRILDNYEMQFRYAKLSEEYLLKINYTQSQLIRVKAAQATVYEKLELFQKSLLMYEEVMVFYKQSNNHNVTADLYNVIAELHLKNDQLKKSEISTDSSFVYANKASNKIIIKSALLIKAKIANERQKFEKALKYIDKISDLFKQKNNDPYVNLELGKSFLGLNKSKKAEKYLNEALSLYLKENANKMVYDTANVLKQLYTKTNNISKQTQLNSLIENYDKKLLESKLSITLKEIDQLESTFLDKKYLDSLIDYDRNVFKFIKIFSILTVILLMIWIYRKKLLVN; this is encoded by the coding sequence ATGTTAAAATACCTACATTTTCTTTTTGTACTTTCTTATTCTATGTATTGTACATCTCAACAAACTGATGTCATTCACGTTAATAAAAGAATTGATTCCCTAAACAATGCTTCTTTAAAAAATTATATGAAAGGAGAGCAAAAAGGTTTTGAAATTGCTAAGAAAGCTCACAAAGAAGCTATTGAAACTCAATATTTATATGGTATAGTCCAATCTAGAAGTAGAATGTCTCTGTATGATTTAAGAAACACTGAATATAGAGGATCCTTAGAACAATTATTTACTTCTATTAATATTTTAAAAGTACTTCTTGCGAATAACGATTTAGATGATGATTTAAAAGAAAGGTATCTTGCAGAAATGCATCGTACTTACCTAAAAATATTTAACGTTTATAGAATTTTAGATAATTATGAGATGCAATTTAGATATGCAAAATTGTCCGAAGAATATCTCTTAAAAATTAATTACACTCAATCGCAATTAATTAGAGTTAAAGCTGCTCAAGCCACAGTGTATGAAAAACTAGAATTATTTCAGAAATCTTTATTAATGTACGAAGAGGTTATGGTTTTTTATAAACAAAGTAATAATCATAATGTAACTGCAGATCTTTATAACGTTATTGCGGAACTTCATTTAAAAAATGACCAATTAAAAAAATCAGAAATTTCAACCGATAGCTCTTTCGTTTACGCTAATAAGGCTTCTAATAAAATTATAATAAAAAGTGCTTTACTAATTAAGGCTAAAATAGCTAATGAAAGACAAAAATTTGAAAAAGCTCTAAAATATATTGACAAAATTAGTGATCTATTTAAGCAAAAAAATAATGATCCATATGTTAATCTAGAACTTGGAAAATCTTTTTTAGGACTGAATAAATCAAAAAAAGCAGAAAAATATTTAAACGAAGCTTTATCCTTATATCTTAAAGAGAATGCTAACAAAATGGTTTACGATACGGCAAATGTACTGAAGCAATTATATACAAAAACTAATAATATATCTAAACAAACACAATTAAATTCGTTAATCGAAAATTATGACAAAAAATTACTTGAATCAAAACTCTCAATTACCTTAAAAGAAATAGATCAACTCGAATCTACTTTTCTAGATAAAAAATACTTAGATTCCTTAATAGATTATGACCGTAATGTATTTAAATTTATCAAAATATTTTCTATATTAACTGTTATATTGTTAATGATATGGATCTATCGAAAAAAACTATTGGTTAATTAG